Proteins encoded together in one Anopheles darlingi chromosome 3, idAnoDarlMG_H_01, whole genome shotgun sequence window:
- the LOC125956947 gene encoding phospholipid-transporting ATPase ABCA3-like has protein sequence MATSSWDKFVLLLWKNWIIQKRHYVQTAFEILIPAIACVVLIVVRGLVDADVFTEPTQWNPLEINTLRHMFPAANPDIKPPITFALAYSPKSPLTDRIMAKAVEQIVDPLELVGFDTGQRMEDFFRLNNSVAGVEFPDSYRSATNLPDNNITISLRFPGEMRTLQDDFTAFWANWATELMFPAFQIAGARERERDDGGYPANYYNESFIAIQSAISRAIILERDPTLELPDIYLNRFPYPPYYSDPLLTGFENLLPLIVVIAFFYTAINTVKYITVEKEKQLKEAMKIMGLPSWLHWSAWFVKCLLLLIVSISLIVVLLCVNITTNTDLAIFEYAEWTVVWFYLFVFSITTICFCFMVSTFFSKANIAAGIAGLLWFILIVPYNIAFSNYDDMEAGAKLAICLFSNSAMSFGFMLMMRHEGTATGLQWSNLFDPVSVDDDFSVGDTMIMLLVDALIYLLIALYVEKVFPGDFGIAEPWYFPVRKQFWCKDSQQAPDTSINEIFKSPEPNIEREPDSKHAGIQIRQLRKEFTKKKVAVQGLNLNMYEDQITVLLGHNGAGKTTTMSMLTGMFSPTSGTALVNGFDIRNNIDAVRGSLGLCPQHNVLFAEMTVAEHIEFFARLKGVPRNKIKEEIRHYVQILELEDKLNKQSHTLSGGMKRKLSVGIALCGGSKVVLCDEPTSGMDPSARRALWDLLIKEKQGRTILLSTHFMDEADILGDRIAIMAEGELKACGSSFFLKKRFGVGYRLICVKGPSCDRARLTGILRQHIPNITIDTDIGSELSYVLNENYTGVFQQLLRDLEDNVEQCGITSYGISLTTLEEVFLRVGSDSYALDQKSSTPDLEELDNGLNHSSTVTLNQQTSDTAALLGGSNLVWNQLAAMFLKKYISSKRSWIQMLVQALIPIYFVIVTVVIVRTFPGQTDLPPIPINVYNYSATNTILQDSGPSSRFVDGYRALFETLPGSHQLQVIKKDIVEYILEVSTDNIGLVNRQYMAAASITNTNHTVWWNPTGFHTAPLALGFMYNAIIKSIDKAYEITIINKPLPFKAETRFTQLQAGNNLGFQISFNTGFAMSFIAALYIMFYIKERTSRAKLLQFVSGINVFTFWVVSLLWDFLTYVITALIYIATLAAFQEDGWSSFEELGRVFLVLVVFGIAFLPVTYLFSFWFEVPATGFVKMMIINIFSGTIFFTAVFLLKFDGFDLKDVANGLEWAFMIFPLFSLSQSLSNINVLSTTESVCREQCTEETVALCSPEYICSLLPECCDTSIFSWDTDGINRQLMYMGMVGIVAFLVLMGVEFRVVERIFKRSSKRTSQGLPAASEDPEVDDDVWQEKKRVKALSEAELTRTNLVANDLTKYYGKFLAVNQLCVSVDNAECFGLLGVNGAGKTSTFKMLTGDENISAGEAWVNGLSLKSDLNQVHKVIGYCPQFDALLEDLTGRETLRIFALLRGIPTNEIGSESLRLAEELNFVKHLDKRVKEYSGGNKRKLSTALALLANPAVVYLDEPTTGMDPGAKRHLWNVIINVKKAGKSIVLTSHSMEECEALCTRLAIMVNGEFKCLGSTQHLKNKFSKGYFLTIKLNRTGDGSPANPEPVKQFVARNFTQAVLKEEYHDSMTYHITQSELKWSTMFGLMEEAKRTLDIEDYALGQTSLEQVFLFFTKYQRVTDDN, from the exons ATGGCCACCTCAAGCTGGGACAAGTTCGTCCTGTTGCTCTGGAAGAACTGGATTATCCAGAAGCGGCACTATGTCCAGACGGCATTCGAAATTTTGATACCGGCCATCGCCTGCGTAGTATTGATCGTAGTCCGCGGTCTCGTCGATGCGGATGTGTTCACTGAACCGACTCAATGGAATCCACTGGAAATAAACACCCTGAGGCATATGTT tCCCGCAGCAAACCCAGACATCAAACCACCGATAACGTTTGCCCTAGCCTACAGCCCGAAATCGCCGCTAACGGATAGGATAATGGCAAAGGCCGTGGAGCAGATTGTGGACCCGTTGGAGTTGGTTGGCTTCGATACGGGTCAGCGAATGGAAGATTTCTTCCGCCTAAACAACTCAGTGGCGGGCGTAGAATTCCCGGACAGCTATCGGAGTGCTACCAACCTACCGGACAACAACATAACCATTTCGTTGCGATTCCCGGGCGAAATGCGGACACTGCAGGACGATTTTACCGCTTTCTGGGCAAACTGGGCGACGGAGTTGATGTTTCCGGCATTCCAGATCGCAGGAGCCCGCGAGCGAGagcgtgatgatggcggctATCCGGCGAATTACTATAACGAGTCGTTCATAGCGATACAGAGTGCCATCTCTAGGGCGATCATACTGGAGCGTGACCCGACGCTGGAACTACCCGATATCTATCTGAAC CGCTTCCCCTATCCACCGTACTATAGTGATCCGCTACTGACGGGATTCGAGAATCTACTTCCACTGATTGTGGTTATTGCCTTCTTCTACACCGCTATCAACACGGTGAAGTACATCACCgtggagaaagagaagcagctGAAGGAAGCGATGAAGATCATGGGACTGCCAAGCTGGCTACATTGGTCGGCCTGGTTCGTCaagtgtctgctgctgctgattgtttcgatttcgctgatcgtggtgctgctgtgtgtgaaCATTACCACAAACACCGACCTGGCAATCTTCGAATACGCCGAGTGGACAGTCGTATGGTTCTATCTGTTCGTGTTTAGCATCACGAcgatctgcttctgctttatGGTCAGCACATTCTTCTCCAAAGCGAACATTGCGGCCGGTATCGCCGGCCTACTGTGGTTCATACTGATCGTCCCTTACAACATTGCGTTCTCCAACTACGACGATATGGAAGCCGGAGCTAAGCTGGCCATTTGTCTGTTTTCCAACTCGGCCATGTCGTTCGGatttatgctgatgatgcgccACGAGGGCACGGCCACTGGACTGCAGTGGTCGAACCTGTTTGACCCGGTCTCGGTCGATGATGATTTCTCTGTCGGTGACACGATGATCATGCTTTTGGTGGATGCCCTGATCTATCTGCTGATTGCACTGTACGTCGAGAAGGTATTCCCTGGAGATTTTGGTATTGCGGAACCGTGGTACTTCCCCGTGAGAAAGCAGTTCTGGTGCAAGGATTCCCAGCAAGCGCCCGATACGAGCATCAACGAAATTTTTAAGTCACCGGAACCAAACATAGAACGGGAACCGGACAGCAAGCATGCCGGCATTCAGATACGCCAACTGCGCAAGGAATttacgaagaagaaggtcgcCGTTCAAGGATTGAATCTGAACATGTACGAAGATCAAATCACGGTATTGCTGGGACATAACGGTGCCGGCAAGACGACCACCATGTCGATGCTGACGGGCATGTTCTCGCCAACCTCCGGAACGGCCCTGGTTAATGGGTTCGATATACGAAACAACATTGATGCAGTGCGCGGATCACTCGGCCTCTGTCCACAGCACAATGTACTGTTTGCCGAGATGACCGTCGCGGAACACATTGAGTTTTTCGCCCGGTTGAAGGGTGTACCGAGAAACAAAATCAAGGAAGAGATCCGCCATTACGTGCAGATACTGGAGCTAGAGGATAAGCTCAACAAACAATCCCACACACTGTCGGGTGGCATGAAACGAAAGCTCTCCGTTGGCATTGCCTTGTGCGGTGGATCTAAGGTTGTGCTCTGTGATGAACCTACCTCCGGTATGGATCCATCGGCTCGGCGAGCCCTCTGGGACTTACTAATCAAAGAAAAGCAGGGTCGCACGATTCTTCTGTCGACGCACTTCATGGACGAGGCGGACATCTTGGGTGACCGCATTGCCATCATGGCCGAAGGAGAACTGAAAGCATGTGGATCCTCGTTCTTCCTAAAGAAGCGCTTTGGTGTGGGCTATCGGTTGATCTGCGTGAAGGGACCCAGTTGTGATCGTGCACGATTAACCGGTATTTTGCGGCAACACATTCCTAACATTACAATCGATACGGACATCGGTTCGGAGTTGTCGTACGTGTTGAACGAGAACTATACTGGCGTGTTCCAGCAGCTGTTGCGTGATCTGGAAGACAATGTGGAACAGTGTGGCATTACGAGCTACGGCATCTCGCTGACCACGCTCGAGGAAGTGTTCCTTCGCGTAGGTAGCGACTCGTACGCGTTAGATCAGAAATCGTCCACGCCGGACTTGGAAGAGCTCGACAATGGTCTGAATCACTCGTCAACTGTTACGCTCAATCAACAAACTAGCGACACCGCGGCGTTGCTTGGTGGTAGCAATCTTGTTTGGAATCAACTGGCAGCtatgtttttgaaaaagtaCATCTCCAGCAAACGCAGCTGGATACAGATGCTGGTGCAAGCCTTAATCCCGATCTACTTCGTAATCGTTACCGTAGTGATCGTGCGTACCTTCCCGGGTCAAACCGATCTACCACCGATACCGATCAATGTGTACAACTACAGTGCTACCAACACGATCCTGCAGGATTCGGGACCATCCAGTCGCTTCGTGGATGGTTATAGAGCCTTGTTTGAGACGTTACCTGGTAGCCATCAGCTACAAGTGATCAAAAAGGATATTGTGGAATACATTTTGGAAGTG TCAACCGACAATATTGGGCTGGTGAATCGACAATACATGGCCGCAGCATCGATCACGAACACTAACCACACGGTCTGGTGGAACCCGACCGGCTTCCATACAGCTCCACTTGCTCTCGGCTTCATGTACAACGCAATCATCAAGTCGATCGACAAGGCGTACGAGATCACTATCATCAACAAACCGTTGCCCTTCAAGGCAGAAACTCGA TTCACTCAGCTGCAAGCCGGTAACAACCTAGGATTCCAGATATCTTTTAACACCGGCTTCGCCATGTCTTTCATTGCTGCCCTATACATCATGTTCTATATCAAGGAGCGGACGAGTCGGGCCAAATTGCTCCAGTTTGTGAGTGGTATTAACGTTTTCACCTTCTGGGTGGTATCACTGCTCTGGGACTTCCTGACGTACGTTATAACGGCGCTGATTTATATTGCAACGCTAGCCGCCTTCCAGGAGGACGGCTGGTCATCCTTCGAGGAACTTGGTCGCGTGTTTCTGGTGCTAGTGGTATTCGGCATTGCATTCCTACCCGTAACCTACCTGTTCTCGTTCTGGTTCGAGGTCCCGGCTACCGGTTTCGTCAAGATGAtgatcataaacattttcAGCGGGACAATCTTCTTTACGGCCGTCTTTTTGCTTAAGTTCGATGGGTTCGACCTGAAGGATGTTGCCAATGGGCTCGAGTGGGCATTCATGATATTCCCACTGTTTTCGCTTAGCCAGAGTCTCAGCAACATCAATGTCCTTTCAACGACGGAATCGGTGTGCCGTGAGCAGTGTACTGAGGAGACGGTGGCACTGTGCTCCCCGGAGTACATTTGTTCGCTGTTGCCTGAGTGTTGCGATACGAGCATCTTCTCCTGGGATACGGATGGTATCAATCGGCAGCTGATGTACATGGGAATGGTCGGTATAGTGGCCTTCTTGGTGCTAATGGGCGTCGAGTTCCGTGTAGTAGAGCGTATATTCAAGCGCTCCAGCAAGCGCACTTCCCAAGGATTACCGGCTGCTAGTGAAGATCCTGAGGTAGATGACGACGTGTGGCAGGAGAAGAAACGTGTCAAGGCACTGTCGGAAGCGGAGCTAACTAGAACCAATCTGGTCGCGAATGATCTGACGAAGTACTACGGGAAGTTCCTGGCCGTCAATCAGCTGTGCGTTTCGGTTGATAATGCCGAGTGTTTCGGGTTGCTCGGTGTGAACGGTGCTGGAAAGACTTCAACCTTCAAGATGCTTACCGGTGACGAGAACATCTCGGCTGGTGAGGCCTGGGTGAACGGGCTCAGTCTGAAGAGTGACCTCAATCAGGTGCACAAAGTGATCGGCTACTGTCCCCAGTTTGATGCACTACTAGAGGATCTGACGGGTCGGGAAACACTACGGATCTTTGCCCTACTGCGGGGCATTCCAACTAACGAGATTGGCTCGGAATCGTTGCGGCTGGCGGAGGAGCTCAACTTTGTGAAGCACCTTGATAAGCGCGTGAAGGAGTACAGTGGTGGCAACAAGCGTAAGTTGAGTACGGCATTGGCACTTCTGGCCAACCCGGCCGTCGTGTATCTGgacgaaccgacgaccggtATGGATCCGGGAGCGAAACGACACCTTTGGAATGTGATTATCAACGTGAAGAAGGCTGGCAAATCGATCGTTCTGACGTCGCACAGCATGGAAGAGTGCGAAGCCCTTTGCACGCGCCTTGCCATCATGGTGAACGGAGAGTTTAAATGTCTCGGATCAACGCAGCACTTGAAGAACAAATTCTCGAAGGGCTACTTCCTCACGATCAAGCTGAACCGAACAGGTGATGGTTCGCCGGCGAATCCCGAACCTGTGAAGCAGTTCGTGGCGCGTAACTTTACCCAAGCCGTCCTCAA aGAGGAGTACCATGACTCTATGACGTACCACATTACCCAGTCGGAGCTGAAGTGGTCCACCATGTTCGGGCTGATGGAGGAGGCCAAGCGGACACTAGACATAGAGGATTACGCGCTCGGTCAAACCTCACTGGAGCAAGTGTTCCTGTTCTTCACGAAATACCAACGCGTCACCGACGATAACTAG
- the LOC125956948 gene encoding phospholipid-transporting ATPase ABCA3-like, with the protein MSTSSWGKFVLLLWKNWIITKRHYLQTLFEILIPILACVLLILIRGLVDAEQFKEPTVFKPLELNTISHLRLNGDISPAIIYTIGYSPQNPILENIVQRSVSYLDEELQVMAFGNAQALQTHLQVNNVLVGVEFPDAYADIAQLPDQTILSLRYPSEMRTFRETGSEFWNNWQTERIFPAFQVPGARQYERDDAGYPANYYNETFLQIQSAISRSILLERDPNYQLPEVYLSRYPYPPFYSDLLLTGLENLLPLIIVIAFFYTCINTVKYITVEKERQLKEAMKIMGLSSWLHWSAWFVKCIALLLISISIITVLLCVSITTNTELAIFTFADWFAIWFYLFIYSLATITFCFMMSTFFSKANTASGIAGLMWFVFVMPYNIAFSNYDTMSLSAKLALCLFHNSAMSFGFMLIMRHEGTTNGLQWSNMFDPVTVDDDLSVGATMMMLLADTVIYLVIALYVEKVFPGEYGVAEPWYFPVTKKFWTNKVTTIDDGTDVHQGEGMDNIEPEPVGKHAGIRIRGLRKVFNKTKVAVKGLHLSMFEDQITVLLGHNGAGKTTTMSMLTGVFSPTSGTALINDCDIRTNIEGARKSLGLCPQHNVLFAEMTVAEHIRFFARLKGVERKAIPQEIDHYVSVLQLEDKRHAQSHTLSGGMKRKLAVGVALCGGSKVVFCDEPTSGMDPTARRALWDLLIQEKQGRTILLSTHFMDEADILGDRIAIMADGELKASGSSFFLKKRFGVGYRLICVKDDGCDTARVTAMMRQHITNMQVETDIGTELSYVLDDSHTAVFQPLLQDLESHSASLGISSYGISLTTLEEVFLRVGSDSHTLDKKPASIGPGNDSDPARPYAIEPSNGSTITLALESGDQKLLTGFALLKNQLLAMVLKKAIATRRSWIAMLVQIFIPIFFVIMTVVIVRSFPDSLSLPPLTINFDSYDTTVTVLEGTATDPVSTSFIQAYQQLFADTGSSRTLRTISEPMVDYLLQRYDENLPQVNNQFMVAASITPTNHTIWFNAQAYHTAPLAVNTFYNAMLRTVCAQCSLLLTNHPLPFRPETRFTQLQAGNNMGFQLAFNTGFAMAFVAALYIMFYIKERVTRSKLLQFVSGANVLAFWAVSFLWDFLTFFITVMFYVAVLAAFQEDGWSTGDEIGRVILVMMVFGFAFLPVTYLFSFIFDIPASGFVKMMILNIFTGTIFFMTVFLLLFDGFDLRNVAEGMEWAFLIFPLFALSHSLSNMNIAVATAQVCDTQCQLIANCTPELLCALFPQCCNTEVFTFERTGISRNLMYLFVVGLVSFLALLFIEYRVLDRVFRRKSKLAAPPADSDDIDSDVRAEKARVRTLTEAEIAANNLVLRDVTKYYGKFLAVNQLSLAIEHSQCFGLLGVNGAGKTSTFKMMTGDENISFGEAWVNGISLKSNMNEVHRRIGYCPQFDALIDDLTGRETLRIFALLRGIPRAEIPALSLRLAEELNFGKHIDKQTKAYSGGNKRKLSTALALMGNPAVVYLDEPTTGMDPGARRQLWDVVCKERTAGKAIVLTSHSMEECEALCTRLAIMVNGEFKCLGSTQHLKNKFSNGYFLMIKLKRTEGSSMDRIEGVKRYIEERFPEAELKEAYLESVTYQIPSANTRWSTMFGLMEEAKKVLDIEDYALGQTSLEQVFLFFTKFQRETD; encoded by the exons ATGAGCACCTCAAGCTGGGGCAAGTTCGTCTTGCTCCTGTGGAAGAACTGGATCATCACGAAGCGCCACTATCTGCAGACGCTGTTCGAAATTCTCATCCCCATACTGGCCTGTGTATTGCTGATCCTGATACGTGGCCTCGTAGATGCGGAACAATTCAAAGAGCCCACCGTATTTAAACCACTCGAACTGAACACCATCTCACACTTACG ACTTAATGGGGATATAAGTCCAGCCATCATTTACACAATCGGTTACTCTCCACAAAATCCGATCCTCGAGAATATTGTCCAACGATCGGTTTCCTATCTGGATGAAGAGTTACAGGTGATGGCATTCGGCAATGCACAAGCCTTGCAGACGCACCTACAGGTCAACAATGTGCTAGTTGGTGTGGAGTTTCCTGATGCCTATGCG GATATAGCACAACTTCCGGACCAAACGATACTGTCCCTACGCTATCCGAGCGAAATGAGAACGTTCCGTGAAACGGGCTCTGAATTCTGGAACAACTGGCAAACGGAGCGCATCTTTCCGGCATTCCAAGTCCCGGGAGCACGTCAGTACGAGCGCGATGACGCTGGCTATCCGGCCAATTACTACAACGAAACCTTCCTCCAAATCCAAAGTGCTATCTCGCGGTCGATCCTACTCGAGCGAGACCCCAACTACCAACTACCGGAGGTGTATCTGAGT CGTTATCCGTATCCACCGTTCTACAGcgatctgctgctgaccgGGTTGGAGAATCTGTTGCcactcatcatcgtcatcgcgttCTTCTACACGTGCATCAATACGGTCAAGTACATTACGGTGGAGAAGGAGCGTCAGCTGAAGGAAGCGATGAAGATTATGGGTCTCTCGAGTTGGCTGCATTGGTCGGCCTGGTTTGTCAAGTGCATtgccctgctgctgatttCGATCTCCATCATTacggtgctgctgtgcgtcagcatcaccaccaataCCGAGCTGGCTATCTTCACCTTCGCGGATTGGTTCGCGATCTGGTTCTACCTGTTCATCTACAGCCTAGCGACCATTACGTTCTGCTTCATGATGAGTACGTTCTTCTCGAAGGCTAATACCGCGTCCGGTATTGCCGGGCTGATGTGGTTCGTGTTCGTGATGCCGTACAACATTGCGTTCTCGAACTACGACACGATGTCCCTGTCAGCCAAGCTGGCACTCTGCCTCTTCCACAACTCGGCCATGTCGTTCGGTTTTATGCTGATCATGCGCCACGAGGGCACCACCAACGGACTGCAGTGGTCGAACATGTTCGATCCTGTCACGGTGGACGATGATCTGAGTGTCGgcgcgacgatgatgatgctgctagcCGATACCGTCATCTATCTTGTGATTGCACTGTACGTCGAAAAAGTATTCCCTGGCGAGTACGGTGTGGCCGAACCTTGGTACTTTCCGGTGACGAAAAAGTTCTGGACCAACAAGGTGACGACAATTGACGACGGTACCGATGTTCACCAGGGTGAGGGGATGGATAACAtagaaccggaaccggtgggtAAGCATGCCGGCATCCGGATTCGCGGTCTTCGGAAGGTGTTCAACAAAACTAAGGTAGCGGTCAAGGGTTTGCATTTGAGTATGTTCGAGGATCAAATTACGGTGCTGCTGGGACACAATGGTGCCGGCAAGACGACCACCATGTCGATGCTGACGGGCGTATTCTCACCCACCTCCGGGACTGCACTGATCAATGATTGTGACATACGCACCAACATCGAGGGAGCTCGCAAATCGCTCGGTCTCTGCCCTCAACACAACGTGCTGTTTGCCGAGATGACCGTCGCGGAGCATATACGGTTCTTTGCCCGGTTGAAGGGTGTCGAACGGAAGGCAATACCGCAGGAGATCGATCACTACGTCTCGGTGCTGCAGCTCGAAGACAAACGGCATGCCCAGAGCCACACACTGTCCGGTGGAATGAAGCGCAAGTTGGCCGTCGGTGTGGCCCTGTGCGGTGGCTCCAAGGTGGTGTTCTGCGACGAGCCGACTTCCGGTATGGATCCTACCGCACGACGGGCTCTCTGGGATTTGTTGATCCAGGAGAAGCAGGGACGTACGATTCTGCTATCGACGCACTTTATGGACGAGGCGGATATCTTGGGTGATCGCATTGCGATTATGGCCGATGGAGAGCTGAAAGCGTCCGGATCCTCGTTCTTCCTGAAGAAGCGCTTCGGTGTGGGCTATCGGTTGATCTGCGTGAAGGATGATGGTTGTGATACGGCACGTGTCACCGCAATGATGCGCCAGCATATCACCAACATGCAGGTCGAGACGGACATTGGTACCGAACTGTCGTACGTGCTGGACGATAGCCATACGGCCGTCTTTCAACCGCTACTGCAGGATCTTGAATCACATTCCGCTTCGCTCGGCATCAGCAGTTACGGTATCTCACTGACGACCCTGGAGGAGGTGTTCCTGCGCGTTGGCAGTGATTCGCACACGCTAGATAAGAAGCCGGCCAGTATCGGTCCGGGCAACGATTCGGATCCTGCGCGACCATATGCAATCGAACCCTCGAATGGATCGACGATTACGCTTGCGCTGGAATCCGGCGATCAGAAGCTACTGACGGGGTTCGCCTTGTTGAAGAACCAACTGTTGGCAATGGTGCTGAAGAAGGCGATAGCCACGCGGCGCAGTTGGATTGCGATGCTGGTGCAGATCTTTATTCCCATCTTTTTCGTCATAATGACTGTGGTGATTGTGCGATCGTTTCCGGACTCGCTCTCCTTGCCACCGCTTACGATCAACTTCGATAGCTACGACACCACGGTTACGGTGCTGGAAGGTACGGCTACCGATCCGGTCAGCACCAGCTTTATACAGGCGTACCAGCAGTTATTCGCAGACACGGGATCGAGTCGTACGCTTCGGACGATCAGTGAACCCATGGTGGACTATCTGCTGCAGCGCTACGATGAAAATCTGCCCCAGGTCAACAACCAGTTCATGGTGGCAGCTTCCATTACTCCCACCAACCATACGATTTGGTTCAATGCCCAAGCTTACCATACGGCCCCATTGGCCGTTAACACGTTCTACAATGCTATGCTCCGGACGGTCTGTGCTCAGTGTTCACTGCTACTAACTAATCATcctcttccgttccgtccagAAACAAGG TTTACACAGCTGCAGGCGGGTAATAACATGGGATTCCAGCTGGCCTTCAATACCGGATTCGCGATGGCCTTTGTCGCCGCGCTGTACATCATGTTTTATATCAAGGAGCGAGTGACACGCTCCAAGCTTCTTCAGTTCGTCAGCGGTGCAAACGTGCTGGCGTTCTGGGCGGTTTCGTTCCTGTGGGATTTCCTCACCTTCTTCATTACTGTGATGTTCTACGTAGCCGTACTGGCCGCCTTCCAGGAGGATGGCTGGTCGACTGGTGATGAGATCG GTCGCGTGAtactggtgatgatggtgttcggGTTTGCCTTTTTGCCCGTGACGTACCTTTTCTCGTTTATCTTCGACATACCGGCTAGCGGAttcgtgaagatgatgatcctAAACATCTTCACCGGTACGATCTTCTTCATGACcgtgtttctgctgctgttcgatggGTTCGATCTGCGGAACGTCGCCGAGGGTATGGAGTGGGCGTTCCTCATCTTTCCACTATTTGCCCTGAGCCATTCGCTTAGCAATATGAACATTGCCGTCGCCACGGCCCAGGTCTGCGATACGCAGTGCCAGCTGATCGCGAACTGTACGCCCGAATTGCTTTGCGCGTTATTCCCGCAATGCTGCA ACACGGAGGTGTTCACATTCGAGCGTACCGGCATCAGCCGCAATCTGATGTATCTGTTCGTGGTGGGTCTAGTGTCCTTCCTGGCGCTCCTGTTCATCGAGTACCGTGTGCTGGATCGCGTGTTCCGACGCAAATCGAAGCTGGCGGCCCCGCCGGCCGACTCGGACGACATCGACTCGGATGTGCGAGCCGAGAAAGCCCGTGTCCGCACGTTAACTGAGGCCGAGATCGCAGCCAACAATCTGGTGCTGCGCGATGTCACCAAGTACTACGGGAAGTTCCTGGCCGTCAACCAGCTGTCGCTGGCGATCGAGCATTCGCAGTGTTTCGGATTGCTCGGTGTGAACGGTGCCGGTAAGACGTCCACCTTCAAGATGATGACGGGTGACGAGAACATCTCGTTCGGTGAGGCCTGGGTCAATGGGATTAGCTTGAAGAGCAACATGAACGAGGTGCACCGGCGCATCGGCTACTGTCCCCAGTTCGATGCACTGATCGATGATCTGACGGGCCGGGAAACGCTCCGGATCTTTGCGCTGTTGCGTGGAATTCCACGGGCCGAAATTCCGGCCCTGTCGTTACGGTTAGCGGAGGAGCTCAACTTTGGCAAGCACATCGATAAGCAAACGAAGGCGTACAGTGGGGGTAATAAGCGGAAGCTCAGTACAGCTCTCGCCCTGATGGGCAATCCGGCGGTGGTGTATCTGgacgaaccgacgaccggtATGGATCCGGGGGCACGGCGTCAACTGTGGGACGTTGTGTGTAAGGAGCGGACGGCCGGTAAAGCCATCGTCCTAACGTCGCACAGCATGGAGGAGTGTGAGGCCCTATGCACGCGCCTTGCCATCATGGTGAACGGGGAGTTCAAGTGTCTCGGCTCTACGCAACACCTAAAGAACAAGTTCTCCAACGGGTACTTCCTGATGATCAAGCTGAAGCGCACCGAAGGTTCCTCGATGGATCGTATCGAAGGTGTCAAACGCTACATTGAAGAACGGTTCCCAGAGGCTGAGCTAAA GGAGGCATATCTCGAATCCGTTACCTACCAGATCCCATCGGCCAACACACGCTGGTCGACGATGTTCGGGCTGATGGAGGAAGCGAAGAAGGTACTCGACATCGAGGATTACGCGCTCGGTCAAACCTCACTGGAGCAGGTGTTCCTGTTCTTTACCAAATTCCAGCGCGAAACCGATTAA